A single Phoenix dactylifera cultivar Barhee BC4 chromosome 1, palm_55x_up_171113_PBpolish2nd_filt_p, whole genome shotgun sequence DNA region contains:
- the LOC120110847 gene encoding uncharacterized protein LOC120110847, with protein sequence MRIMARVGAALLVPLPTSNHPPSVRPPTSKTFPPHTAFFSSTNAERPTWAATLSSARRGRGNGLSGAASGRRRGGKREPGGVSDDGEDGSDEDDDGDEPLMPLEEMARWLENKPAGFGEGKTYDTTLEEQLLEETERSRKAQLANINKLKNEAKSAASARPKKQEPRRKGRMEPRLCSDSKLIGCLFMHQ encoded by the coding sequence ATGAGGATAATGGCGCGTGTGGGAGCAGCGCTTCTCGTGCCACTCCCCACCTCCAATCATCCCCCTTCCGTCCGCCCTCCCACCTCCAAAACCTTCCCTCCTCACACCGCTTTCTTTAGCAGCACAAATGCCGAGAGACCCACCTGGGCCGCTACGCTCTCGTCTGCGCGGCGGGGAAGGGGAAACGGCCTCTCCGGCGCCGCCTCGGGGCGCCGACGCGGGGGGAAGAGGGAGCCGGGCGGTGTCTCCGACGACGGCGAGGATGGGTCGGACGAGGACGACGACGGGGATGAGCCGCTGATGCCCTTGGAGGAGATGGCGCGGTGGCTGGAGAACAAACCGGCCGGGTTCGGGGAAGGGAAGACGTACGATACCACGCTCGAGGAGCAGCTCTTGGAAGAGACGGAGAGGAGCAGGAAAGCCCAGCTTGCCAACATCAATAAGCTCAAGAACGAAGCCAAGAGCGCGGCCTCCGCCCGGCCAAAGAAGCAAGAGCCGCGGCGTAAAGGTAGGATGGAGCCACGGCTCTGCTCTGATTCCAAGCTCATTGGTTGCTTATTTATGCATCAGTAA